In the Theobroma cacao cultivar B97-61/B2 chromosome 1, Criollo_cocoa_genome_V2, whole genome shotgun sequence genome, one interval contains:
- the LOC18614148 gene encoding serine/threonine-protein kinase STY8 isoform X1, which produces MEDFRPPSLLVGFCLEQRMVPSKVDSGGTYRLLAYSSKGDKACVIQELEKGVDLNVADYDRRTALHLAACEGWTEVVVLLLDRGADVNSLDRWGRTPLSDARSCGHDEICKILEAKGGIDPVGNDSQAPCFQIDHMEVKMDEATLIGEGAYGEVYLVKWRGTEVAAKTIRSSIASNPRVKNAFLKELALWQRLRHPNIVQFLGVLKHSDRLIFLTEYLRNGSLYDILKKKGRLDPTTTIAYALDIARGMNYLHQHTPHAIIHRDLTPRNVLQDEAGRLKVTDFGLSKIAQEKDSYGYKMTGGTGSYRYMAPEVYRRESYGKSIDVFSFALIVHEMLQGAPSNRVENAEQIADRRAYEDSRPPLSSFIYPEEMKTLLKACWHKNPDCRPTFEEIIVQLEVIQNSFITEKARKSFCSCIVL; this is translated from the exons ATGGAAGATTTCAGGCCACCCTCATTG TTAGTAGGATTCTGTTTGGAACAGAGGATGGTACCTTCGAAAGTTGATTCAGGGGGTACATATAGGCTGCTTGCATATTCAAGTAAAGGAGATAAAGCCTGTGTCATACAAGAATTGGAGAAAGGAGTGGATCTTAATGTGGCTGACTACGATAGGAGGACGGCCCTTCATTTAGCAGCTTGTGAAGGTTGGACTGAAGTTGTTGTTCTGCTTCTTGATAGAGGAGCTGATGTCAATTCTTTAGATCGTTGGGGTCGAACT CCATTGTCTGATGCCCGTAGCTGTGGTCATGATGAGATTTGCAAGATACTTGAAGCTAAAGGGGGAATCGATCCG GTGGGAAATGACTCTCAAGCTCCGTGCTTTCAAATTGATCACATGGAGGTGAAAATGGATGAAGCAACCCTTATTGGAGAG GGAGCATATGGTGAAGTTTATCTGGTAAAGTGGCGTGGCACTGAAGTTGCAGCCAAGACAATTCGTTCCTCCATTGCGTCAAATCCTAGAGTGAA AAATGCCTTCTTAAAAGAACTGGCTTTGTGGCAAAGGTTGCGCCACCCTAATATAGTGCAGTTTCTTGGCGTTCTAAAGCACTCTGATCGCTTGATCTTCCTCACTGAGTACCTTCGGAAT GGAAGTTTGTAtgatatattgaaaaagaagGGAAGACTTGATCCAACAACAACCATTGCCTATGCTCTAGATATTGCAAG AGGGATGAATTATCTACACCAGCATACGCCACATGCTATAATACACCGAGATTTGACACCAAG GAATGTCTTACAAGATGAAGCAGGCCGCCTTAAGGTTACTGATTTTGGTTTGAGCAAAATTGCTCAGGAAAAGGATTCATATGGTTACAAAATGACTGGGGGAACTGGTTCAT ATCGTTATATGGCACCCGAGGTTTACCGCCGAGAATCCTATGGGAAGAGCATTGATGTCTTCTCCTTTGCTTTAATCGTGCACGAG ATGTTACAAGGAGCACCATCAAATAGGGTGGAAAACGCTGAACAAATTGCAGACAGAAGGGCGTATGAAGATTCAAGGCCACCTCTCTCTTCATTCATATACCCTGAAGAAATGAAGAC TCTTCTCAAAGCATGCTGGCACAAAAATCCAGATTGTCGACCAACATTCGAAGAGATAATAGTGCAGCTAGAGGTAATCCagaatagttttataactGAGAAAGCAAGGAAATCCTTCTGTAGCTGTATTGTGTTATGA
- the LOC18614148 gene encoding serine/threonine-protein kinase STY8 isoform X3, giving the protein MEDFRPPSLRMVPSKVDSGGTYRLLAYSSKGDKACVIQELEKGVDLNVADYDRRTALHLAACEGWTEVVVLLLDRGADVNSLDRWGRTPLSDARSCGHDEICKILEAKGGIDPVGNDSQAPCFQIDHMEVKMDEATLIGEGAYGEVYLVKWRGTEVAAKTIRSSIASNPRVKNAFLKELALWQRLRHPNIVQFLGVLKHSDRLIFLTEYLRNGSLYDILKKKGRLDPTTTIAYALDIARGMNYLHQHTPHAIIHRDLTPRNVLQDEAGRLKVTDFGLSKIAQEKDSYGYKMTGGTGSYRYMAPEVYRRESYGKSIDVFSFALIVHEMLQGAPSNRVENAEQIADRRAYEDSRPPLSSFIYPEEMKTLLKACWHKNPDCRPTFEEIIVQLEVIQNSFITEKARKSFCSCIVL; this is encoded by the exons ATGGAAGATTTCAGGCCACCCTCATTG AGGATGGTACCTTCGAAAGTTGATTCAGGGGGTACATATAGGCTGCTTGCATATTCAAGTAAAGGAGATAAAGCCTGTGTCATACAAGAATTGGAGAAAGGAGTGGATCTTAATGTGGCTGACTACGATAGGAGGACGGCCCTTCATTTAGCAGCTTGTGAAGGTTGGACTGAAGTTGTTGTTCTGCTTCTTGATAGAGGAGCTGATGTCAATTCTTTAGATCGTTGGGGTCGAACT CCATTGTCTGATGCCCGTAGCTGTGGTCATGATGAGATTTGCAAGATACTTGAAGCTAAAGGGGGAATCGATCCG GTGGGAAATGACTCTCAAGCTCCGTGCTTTCAAATTGATCACATGGAGGTGAAAATGGATGAAGCAACCCTTATTGGAGAG GGAGCATATGGTGAAGTTTATCTGGTAAAGTGGCGTGGCACTGAAGTTGCAGCCAAGACAATTCGTTCCTCCATTGCGTCAAATCCTAGAGTGAA AAATGCCTTCTTAAAAGAACTGGCTTTGTGGCAAAGGTTGCGCCACCCTAATATAGTGCAGTTTCTTGGCGTTCTAAAGCACTCTGATCGCTTGATCTTCCTCACTGAGTACCTTCGGAAT GGAAGTTTGTAtgatatattgaaaaagaagGGAAGACTTGATCCAACAACAACCATTGCCTATGCTCTAGATATTGCAAG AGGGATGAATTATCTACACCAGCATACGCCACATGCTATAATACACCGAGATTTGACACCAAG GAATGTCTTACAAGATGAAGCAGGCCGCCTTAAGGTTACTGATTTTGGTTTGAGCAAAATTGCTCAGGAAAAGGATTCATATGGTTACAAAATGACTGGGGGAACTGGTTCAT ATCGTTATATGGCACCCGAGGTTTACCGCCGAGAATCCTATGGGAAGAGCATTGATGTCTTCTCCTTTGCTTTAATCGTGCACGAG ATGTTACAAGGAGCACCATCAAATAGGGTGGAAAACGCTGAACAAATTGCAGACAGAAGGGCGTATGAAGATTCAAGGCCACCTCTCTCTTCATTCATATACCCTGAAGAAATGAAGAC TCTTCTCAAAGCATGCTGGCACAAAAATCCAGATTGTCGACCAACATTCGAAGAGATAATAGTGCAGCTAGAGGTAATCCagaatagttttataactGAGAAAGCAAGGAAATCCTTCTGTAGCTGTATTGTGTTATGA
- the LOC18614148 gene encoding serine/threonine-protein kinase STY8 isoform X2, whose translation MKLVGFCLEQRMVPSKVDSGGTYRLLAYSSKGDKACVIQELEKGVDLNVADYDRRTALHLAACEGWTEVVVLLLDRGADVNSLDRWGRTPLSDARSCGHDEICKILEAKGGIDPVGNDSQAPCFQIDHMEVKMDEATLIGEGAYGEVYLVKWRGTEVAAKTIRSSIASNPRVKNAFLKELALWQRLRHPNIVQFLGVLKHSDRLIFLTEYLRNGSLYDILKKKGRLDPTTTIAYALDIARGMNYLHQHTPHAIIHRDLTPRNVLQDEAGRLKVTDFGLSKIAQEKDSYGYKMTGGTGSYRYMAPEVYRRESYGKSIDVFSFALIVHEMLQGAPSNRVENAEQIADRRAYEDSRPPLSSFIYPEEMKTLLKACWHKNPDCRPTFEEIIVQLEVIQNSFITEKARKSFCSCIVL comes from the exons ATGAAGTTAGTAGGATTCTGTTTGGAACAGAGGATGGTACCTTCGAAAGTTGATTCAGGGGGTACATATAGGCTGCTTGCATATTCAAGTAAAGGAGATAAAGCCTGTGTCATACAAGAATTGGAGAAAGGAGTGGATCTTAATGTGGCTGACTACGATAGGAGGACGGCCCTTCATTTAGCAGCTTGTGAAGGTTGGACTGAAGTTGTTGTTCTGCTTCTTGATAGAGGAGCTGATGTCAATTCTTTAGATCGTTGGGGTCGAACT CCATTGTCTGATGCCCGTAGCTGTGGTCATGATGAGATTTGCAAGATACTTGAAGCTAAAGGGGGAATCGATCCG GTGGGAAATGACTCTCAAGCTCCGTGCTTTCAAATTGATCACATGGAGGTGAAAATGGATGAAGCAACCCTTATTGGAGAG GGAGCATATGGTGAAGTTTATCTGGTAAAGTGGCGTGGCACTGAAGTTGCAGCCAAGACAATTCGTTCCTCCATTGCGTCAAATCCTAGAGTGAA AAATGCCTTCTTAAAAGAACTGGCTTTGTGGCAAAGGTTGCGCCACCCTAATATAGTGCAGTTTCTTGGCGTTCTAAAGCACTCTGATCGCTTGATCTTCCTCACTGAGTACCTTCGGAAT GGAAGTTTGTAtgatatattgaaaaagaagGGAAGACTTGATCCAACAACAACCATTGCCTATGCTCTAGATATTGCAAG AGGGATGAATTATCTACACCAGCATACGCCACATGCTATAATACACCGAGATTTGACACCAAG GAATGTCTTACAAGATGAAGCAGGCCGCCTTAAGGTTACTGATTTTGGTTTGAGCAAAATTGCTCAGGAAAAGGATTCATATGGTTACAAAATGACTGGGGGAACTGGTTCAT ATCGTTATATGGCACCCGAGGTTTACCGCCGAGAATCCTATGGGAAGAGCATTGATGTCTTCTCCTTTGCTTTAATCGTGCACGAG ATGTTACAAGGAGCACCATCAAATAGGGTGGAAAACGCTGAACAAATTGCAGACAGAAGGGCGTATGAAGATTCAAGGCCACCTCTCTCTTCATTCATATACCCTGAAGAAATGAAGAC TCTTCTCAAAGCATGCTGGCACAAAAATCCAGATTGTCGACCAACATTCGAAGAGATAATAGTGCAGCTAGAGGTAATCCagaatagttttataactGAGAAAGCAAGGAAATCCTTCTGTAGCTGTATTGTGTTATGA